From Triticum urartu cultivar G1812 chromosome 2, Tu2.1, whole genome shotgun sequence, a single genomic window includes:
- the LOC125539912 gene encoding naringenin,2-oxoglutarate 3-dioxygenase, whose protein sequence is MAPVSNETFLPTAAWGEATLRPSFVRDEDERPKVAHDRFSDAVPVISLDGIDGARRAEIRDRVAAACEGWGIFQVVDHGVDADLIADMTRLSREFFALPAEDKLRYDMSGGKKGGFIVSSHLQGEAVQDWREIVTYFSYPVKARDYGRWPEKPAGWRSVVERYSERLMGLSCKLLGVLSEAMGLESEALAKACVDMDQKVVVNFYPRCPQPDLTLGLKRHTDPGTITLLLQDLVGGLQATRDGGKTWITVQPISGAFVVNLGDHGHFMSNGRFKNADHQAVVNGESSRLSIATFQNPAPDARVWPLAVREGEEPILEEPITFAEMYRRKMERDLDLAKRKKQAKDQLMQQQLQLQQQQAVAAAPMPAATKSLNEILA, encoded by the exons ATGGCGCCGGTGAGCAACGAGACGTTCCTCCCGACGGCGGCGTGGGGGGAGGCCACGCTGCGCCCGTCCTTCGTGCGGGACGAGGACGAGCGGCCCAAGGTGGCGCACGACCGCTTCAGCGATGCGGTGCCGGTGATCTCGCTCGACGGCATCGACGGCGCGCGCCGGGCCGAGATCCGGGACCGCGTGGCGGCGGCCTGCGAGGGATGGGGCATCTTCCAGGTGGTCGACCACGGCGTCGACGCCGACCTCATCGCCGACATGACGCGCCTCTCTCGCGAGTTCTTCGCGCTGCCCGCCGAGGACAAGCTCCGGTACGACATGTCCGGGGGCAAGAAGGGCGGCTTCATCGTCTCCAGCCACCTGCAG GGTGAGGCGGTGCAGGACTGGAGGGAGATAGTGACCTACTTCTCGTACCCGGTGAAGGCGAGGGACTACGGGCGGTGGCCGGAGAAGCCGGCGGGGTGGCGCTCGGTGGTGGAGCGATACAGCGAGCGACTCATGGGACTGTCGTGCAAGCTGCTGGGCGTGCTGTCCGAGGCGATGGGCCTGGAATCGGAGGCGCTCGCCAAGGCGTGCGTTGACATGGACCAGAAGGTGGTGGTCAACTTCTACCCGCGCTGCCCCCAGCCGGACCTCACCCTGGGCCTCAAGCGCCACACCGACCCCGGCACCATCACCCTCCTCCTGCAGGACCTCGTCGGCGGCCTTCAGGCCACCCGCGACGGCGGCAAGACCTGGATTACCGTCCAGCCCATCTCCGGCGCCTTCGTCGTCAACCTCGGCGACCACGGCCAC TTCATGAGCAACGGGAGGTTCAAGAACGCGGACCACCAGGCGGTGGTGAACGGGGAGAGCAGCCGGCTGTCGATCGCGACGTTCCAGAACCCGGCGCCGGACGCGAGGGTGTGGCCGCTGGCggtgagggagggggaggagccCATACTGGAAGAACCCATCACCTTCGCCGAGATGTACCGCCGCAAGATGGAGCGCGACCTCGACCTCGCCAAGCGCAAGAAGCAGGCCAAGGACCAGCTGATGCAGCAGCAGCTCCAGCTCCAGCAGCAGCAGGCGGTCGCCGCCGCGCCCATGCCGGCGGCCACCAAGTCTCTCAACGAAATTCTTGCCTGA